In Clostridium sporogenes, one genomic interval encodes:
- a CDS encoding MurR/RpiR family transcriptional regulator: MLDCIDNNILNTLTQSELSVLQYIDVHSNEVLTMSIQELSEKVFFSTATILRLCKKLNLSGFSELKFTLKNNVSSSNSLKSTSVSTKKIVTDLYSEIENTGRLLDTKTLDTIVSYLLSNKKIHLFSYGLTNMAFEYMQRYLLATGRQTILYKTDTLAYKAVNNLTENDVLFLSSSTGSNPSTLKLAKIAKNSNTIIVAITPFTNNPLSKIADINLYTFIKERDFFDSDIKNRTCIFYIVDMIIECYIKYLDKSKFNNLY; the protein is encoded by the coding sequence TTGTTAGATTGTATCGATAATAATATTTTAAATACACTAACTCAAAGTGAATTATCTGTACTTCAATATATCGATGTCCACTCCAATGAAGTACTTACTATGAGTATTCAGGAATTAAGTGAAAAAGTTTTTTTCTCAACTGCTACAATTTTACGTCTATGTAAAAAACTTAATCTTAGTGGATTTTCCGAACTTAAATTTACTTTAAAAAATAATGTTTCTTCCAGCAATTCACTTAAATCCACATCTGTTTCTACTAAAAAAATAGTAACAGATTTATACAGTGAAATTGAAAATACAGGACGTCTTCTTGATACAAAAACATTAGATACTATTGTTAGTTATCTTTTAAGCAATAAAAAAATTCACTTATTCTCCTATGGGCTAACTAATATGGCATTTGAATATATGCAAAGATATCTTTTAGCAACTGGTCGTCAAACTATTTTATATAAAACAGATACTTTAGCATATAAAGCTGTAAATAATTTAACGGAAAATGATGTTTTATTTTTATCTAGTTCTACTGGCTCAAATCCTTCTACTTTAAAACTTGCTAAAATTGCTAAAAATAGTAATACAATCATTGTGGCAATTACTCCATTTACTAACAATCCGTTATCTAAAATTGCAGATATAAATCTCTATACTTTTATAAAAGAAAGAGATTTTTTTGACTCTGATATAAAAAATAGAACCTGTATTTTCTATATTGTAGATATGATAATAGAATGTTATATTAAATATTTAGATAAATCAAAATTTAATAATTTATATTAA
- a CDS encoding MurR/RpiR family transcriptional regulator, with protein sequence MIDDLDEKILKELTPNEKDLLNYINSNKFEIYKMSIHEFAQSTYVSTATVLRLCKKLGFNGFNELKFNLKKSLTLKNKGYDSSIGLNGLLSRRLLELKETMLSLNLEQLDSIVDYLCSDKNIHIFGRGLTQMSLEYLYNILISLNRQCMFYLDPPLVYQTASQMDENDVFIIGSFGGSTDPIVKAVEISKNNTGTVIAITSNPNSELAKKADIVLIGKTQNRFFSGIDINSRLSIQFIVEIIIELYMSRMNIVSH encoded by the coding sequence ATGATAGATGACTTAGATGAAAAAATTTTAAAAGAACTAACTCCAAATGAAAAGGATTTATTAAATTATATTAATTCTAACAAATTTGAGATTTATAAAATGAGTATACATGAATTTGCACAAAGCACCTATGTATCTACTGCAACCGTTTTACGATTGTGTAAAAAATTAGGTTTTAATGGCTTTAATGAACTAAAATTTAATCTAAAAAAATCTCTAACTTTAAAAAATAAGGGCTATGATTCTTCTATAGGACTTAATGGACTACTTTCTAGACGTCTTTTGGAATTAAAAGAAACTATGCTATCTTTGAATTTAGAACAATTAGATAGCATAGTAGACTATCTTTGCAGCGATAAAAATATTCATATATTTGGTAGGGGCCTTACTCAAATGTCTTTAGAATATCTTTATAATATATTAATATCCTTAAACAGACAATGTATGTTTTACCTTGATCCCCCACTTGTTTACCAAACTGCTTCTCAAATGGATGAGAATGATGTATTTATAATTGGAAGCTTTGGAGGATCCACAGACCCTATTGTTAAAGCAGTAGAAATTAGTAAGAACAACACTGGCACTGTTATAGCTATTACTTCTAATCCTAATAGTGAATTAGCTAAAAAAGCTGATATTGTTTTAATTGGGAAAACCCAAAATAGATTTTTTTCTGGCATTGATATTAACTCCAGATTATCTATACAATTCATTGTAGAAATAATTATAGAATTATATATGTCACGTATGAATATTGTTTCACATTAG